One genomic region from Dehalobacter restrictus DSM 9455 encodes:
- the tnpB gene encoding IS66 family insertion sequence element accessory protein TnpB (TnpB, as the term is used for proteins encoded by IS66 family insertion elements, is considered an accessory protein, since TnpC, encoded by a neighboring gene, is a DDE family transposase.): MLNDFTGADCIYIACGYTDLRCGIDGLSGIVQQKFRLDPFSSTLFLFCGRRCDRIKALYWEGNGFVLLYKRLENGRFQWPRSPAEAQALTPQQYRWLMEGLSVEQPKAHRPASGLCMV; the protein is encoded by the coding sequence ATGCTGAATGATTTCACCGGAGCCGACTGCATCTATATTGCCTGCGGATACACCGATCTTCGATGCGGGATTGACGGTCTATCTGGAATCGTCCAGCAGAAGTTTCGGCTGGATCCGTTTTCGAGCACCCTGTTTCTATTTTGCGGACGCCGATGTGACCGGATAAAAGCTCTGTATTGGGAAGGCAATGGGTTTGTTCTCCTGTACAAACGGCTTGAAAACGGAAGGTTTCAGTGGCCGCGTAGCCCCGCCGAAGCGCAGGCGCTTACCCCACAGCAGTACCGGTGGCTAATGGAAGGTTTAAGCGTAGAACAACCCAAAGCACACCGTCCGGCGTCAGGCCTCTGCATGGTTTAA
- the tnpA gene encoding IS66 family insertion sequence element accessory protein TnpA has protein sequence MEQSLQTLSVNQRLAEWSERISSCRNSGISIRQWCLENGIVEKTYYYWQRRVFKALTTHQEPYFARVPVERRNDCLEIAATVRIGNAEADIYPSADASAIEAICRALKSC, from the coding sequence ATGGAGCAAAGCCTGCAAACCTTAAGCGTAAACCAACGGCTGGCCGAGTGGAGCGAGCGGATCTCATCCTGCCGGAACAGTGGAATAAGCATCAGGCAATGGTGCCTGGAAAACGGGATTGTCGAGAAAACATATTACTATTGGCAACGCCGAGTGTTTAAAGCATTGACCACGCATCAAGAGCCGTACTTTGCCAGAGTTCCCGTTGAACGCCGGAATGACTGTCTGGAAATAGCGGCAACAGTGCGCATCGGAAATGCCGAAGCCGACATTTACCCCAGCGCAGATGCATCAGCCATTGAAGCAATCTGCCGCGCGCTGAAGTCATGCTGA
- the dinD gene encoding DNA damage-inducible protein D, with the protein MTEIERYSEKTFEAIKHLTTEGIEFWYARELKAVLEYQQWRRFSEVIDKAKIACQNSGNILSDHFANVGKMVDIGSGAEREIEDMMLSRYACYLIVQNGDSRKKVIAIGQTYFAVKTRQQELIENYEQLTEEQKRLAIRNEIIAHNKSLADAAKGAGVVEAKDYAIFQNKGYQGLYGGLGVKEIHECKGLKKSQKILDHMGSTELAANLFRATQTDEKLRRENVKGKEKANQTHFQVGKKVRQTIKELGGTMPEDLPTPGKSIQQIEKEHKSRYKEIE; encoded by the coding sequence ATGACTGAGATTGAAAGATATTCGGAAAAAACTTTTGAAGCTATCAAGCATTTAACTACAGAAGGTATAGAGTTTTGGTATGCCAGAGAGTTAAAGGCTGTTTTGGAATACCAACAATGGCGAAGGTTTAGTGAAGTTATCGATAAAGCAAAAATTGCATGCCAGAACAGTGGCAATATTTTGTCTGACCATTTTGCCAACGTTGGCAAAATGGTTGATATCGGTTCAGGTGCTGAACGAGAGATAGAAGATATGATGCTTTCCCGTTACGCATGTTATTTAATTGTTCAAAATGGAGACTCTCGAAAAAAAGTGATTGCAATTGGACAAACCTATTTTGCCGTAAAGACACGTCAGCAAGAATTAATCGAAAACTATGAGCAGTTGACCGAAGAACAGAAGCGTTTAGCAATCCGTAATGAGATTATTGCCCATAATAAGTCTTTAGCTGATGCGGCAAAAGGGGCCGGAGTTGTTGAAGCAAAGGATTATGCGATTTTTCAGAATAAAGGCTACCAAGGGTTGTATGGCGGCTTAGGGGTGAAAGAAATCCATGAATGCAAAGGCTTAAAGAAAAGCCAAAAAATACTCGACCATATGGGAAGCACGGAACTGGCAGCAAATCTATTCCGGGCCACTCAAACCGATGAAAAATTGAGAAGAGAGAATGTTAAAGGAAAAGAAAAAGCCAATCAGACTCATTTCCAAGTAGGGAAAAAGGTACGGCAAACGATCAAAGAATTGGGAGGAACCATGCCGGAGGATTTACCGACACCGGGTAAGAGCATTCAGCAAATTGAGAAAGAACATAAGAGTAGGTATAAGGAAATAGAATAA
- a CDS encoding helix-turn-helix domain-containing protein, whose protein sequence is MPSVIFSGDRIVDLCRGRDITPNALSYRAGVPQSTIKSILNDESQNPGIVTIKKLCDGLNISLSDFFNTDDFRNLEQEVK, encoded by the coding sequence ATCCCTTCGGTTATTTTCTCCGGTGATAGAATTGTTGATCTTTGTAGAGGGCGGGATATAACACCAAATGCGTTAAGCTATAGAGCCGGGGTACCACAATCGACAATAAAAAGTATTCTGAATGATGAAAGCCAAAATCCGGGTATCGTGACGATCAAAAAGTTATGCGACGGATTGAACATCTCCCTGTCGGACTTTTTTAACACAGATGATTTTCGCAATTTGGAGCAGGAAGTTAAATAA
- a CDS encoding Ig-like domain-containing protein has protein sequence MIREKIKTIGRILLPIVIILLLFSSNTFAHSGRTDSNGGHRDNKNASGLGYYHYHHGYGPHLHPNGVCPYETPKKITIPEPVDVSSVMINSIDNTILEVGGETVLSATIYPSDAENKSITWSSSDINVAIVSENGIVTAANPGSAIITAKSSNGKTNSITLNVDEKAEPVSTVSDQDESGSSVLGYGVVAAIAAWFLLRKKKK, from the coding sequence TTGATAAGAGAAAAAATAAAAACAATTGGAAGAATCCTATTACCTATCGTAATTATTTTGTTGTTATTTTCATCTAATACTTTTGCCCATTCAGGAAGAACTGATTCAAACGGCGGACATAGAGATAACAAAAATGCTAGTGGATTAGGTTATTACCATTATCATCATGGTTACGGCCCCCACTTACATCCTAATGGAGTCTGCCCATATGAAACACCAAAAAAAATAACAATACCTGAACCAGTTGACGTTAGCTCTGTAATGATCAATTCTATAGATAACACTATATTAGAAGTTGGAGGCGAAACTGTATTAAGTGCTACTATTTACCCTTCAGATGCAGAGAATAAATCTATTACTTGGTCATCAAGTGATATCAATGTTGCTATAGTTAGTGAAAATGGTATCGTTACAGCAGCAAATCCTGGTTCCGCGATCATAACAGCTAAGTCAAGTAACGGAAAAACAAATAGTATCACTTTAAATGTTGACGAAAAAGCAGAGCCTGTTTCAACAGTCAGCGATCAAGATGAATCCGGTTCTTCTGTTCTCGGCTATGGTGTTGTAGCTGCCATTGCAGCCTGGTTTCTATTAAGAAAAAAGAAAAAATAA
- a CDS encoding response regulator transcription factor, with product MEKILIIEDNKKIRDELCIFLSQNGYECHAPGTFEDMIGFTLSLAPQLILIDLNLPVYDGFHICREIRKHSEVPVIVVTSRDTEMDELAAMNLGADDFITKPYNTHILLARIAAVMKRVYRETAQDRLTCGEFTINLAKSSLEVAGSSIELTKNEIKMLTCLCEKKGAIVSRDELMRYLWNSDLFIDDNTLTVNMGRLRRKLEDAGLENVIETKRGQGYLII from the coding sequence TTGGAAAAAATACTGATTATTGAGGATAATAAAAAAATCCGGGATGAGCTTTGCATCTTCCTGTCCCAGAACGGCTATGAATGCCATGCGCCTGGAACATTTGAGGACATGATCGGCTTCACGCTTTCTTTAGCGCCGCAGCTTATCCTGATTGATCTCAACCTGCCTGTGTACGACGGCTTCCATATCTGCCGGGAAATCAGGAAGCACAGCGAGGTACCGGTCATCGTGGTCACCAGCCGCGATACGGAAATGGATGAACTGGCCGCCATGAACCTGGGCGCCGATGACTTTATCACCAAACCTTACAATACCCATATCCTACTGGCACGGATCGCGGCGGTCATGAAACGGGTATATCGCGAAACAGCGCAGGACAGGCTGACTTGCGGTGAATTTACGATCAATCTTGCCAAAAGCAGTTTGGAGGTTGCCGGCAGTTCGATTGAACTTACCAAAAACGAAATCAAGATGCTGACCTGTCTCTGTGAAAAAAAAGGCGCGATTGTAAGCAGGGACGAATTGATGCGTTATTTATGGAACAGCGATCTTTTTATCGACGACAACACCCTGACTGTCAATATGGGCAGGCTGCGCCGCAAACTGGAGGACGCCGGCCTTGAAAATGTCATCGAAACCAAACGCGGTCAGGGGTACTTGATCATATGA
- a CDS encoding sensor histidine kinase produces MTIRDFIKEKRAYIVCHLLVAVMTILMLAALNPAGGKAFAAVIGTIYVVGALIPLAMEFKKKYAFYQTLVSSFDRLDRKNLIAEMVSEPDFYEGALLHDILKTSNKACLEEINQYKNKHDEYREYIEMWVHEIKTPISSSKLIAQNNRSEATDSMAEELDAIENYVEQALFYARSSAVEKDYLIKETSLEKPVLAAIKRNAQQLIGTGMSVATDDLEKTVYTDTKWLEFMLHQIILNSLKYANEQDAHLKFTAAERDNRCILAVTDNGLGIPANELPRIFDKGFTGTNGRLRGKSTGMGLYICRRLCEKLGIAISAESIPGSGTTLYLVFPKSSMTDII; encoded by the coding sequence ATGACGATAAGAGACTTTATCAAAGAAAAAAGAGCCTATATCGTCTGTCACCTGTTGGTAGCCGTCATGACCATTCTGATGCTGGCAGCTTTAAATCCGGCCGGAGGAAAGGCTTTCGCCGCCGTCATCGGAACCATTTATGTCGTCGGAGCGTTGATTCCGCTGGCGATGGAGTTTAAGAAAAAATACGCGTTTTATCAGACGCTCGTTAGTTCCTTTGACAGGCTCGACCGCAAGAACCTCATTGCCGAAATGGTCTCGGAACCGGATTTCTATGAAGGCGCTCTGCTCCACGACATTTTAAAAACATCCAACAAGGCCTGTCTTGAAGAAATCAACCAATATAAAAATAAGCATGACGAATACCGTGAATATATCGAAATGTGGGTTCATGAAATCAAAACGCCCATCTCCTCGTCCAAGCTGATTGCGCAAAATAACAGGAGCGAAGCAACGGACAGCATGGCCGAGGAGTTGGACGCGATTGAAAACTATGTGGAACAAGCCTTGTTTTACGCCCGAAGCAGCGCCGTCGAAAAGGATTACCTTATTAAAGAGACCAGTCTGGAAAAGCCGGTTTTAGCGGCAATTAAGAGAAACGCCCAACAGCTGATCGGAACCGGCATGTCCGTTGCGACGGATGACCTGGAGAAGACCGTTTATACGGACACTAAATGGCTGGAATTCATGCTTCATCAAATCATTTTGAATTCCCTGAAATACGCAAACGAACAGGACGCCCATCTAAAATTTACAGCTGCTGAGCGTGATAACCGTTGTATTCTTGCGGTTACCGATAACGGGCTGGGAATTCCCGCAAATGAACTGCCCAGAATTTTTGACAAGGGGTTTACCGGAACAAACGGCAGGCTGAGGGGGAAATCCACAGGCATGGGCCTTTACATCTGCCGCAGACTCTGCGAAAAATTAGGCATAGCCATCAGCGCGGAATCTATCCCCGGCAGCGGTACGACCCTATATCTTGTTTTCCCCAAGAGCTCAATGACCGACATCATCTAA
- a CDS encoding ABC transporter ATP-binding protein: MGEILKVLNVEKYYGNKGSLTKALDNVSFSVSEGEFTGIMGASGSGKTTLLNCIATIDTVTAGNIRIRNKDITAMKSRALAKFRREELGFMFQEYNLLDTLTGFENIILPLTIAGEQHQTAIAKVTQVARRLEIEEIINKYPYEMSGGQRQRIAAARAIVNNPALILADEPTGALDSKSARMLMECLEKLNQDLRATILMVTHDAFTASYCHRILFIKDGKLFNELNRGADSRKEFFRKIIDVVTLLGGDAANVL; encoded by the coding sequence ATGGGCGAAATTTTAAAGGTCTTGAATGTGGAAAAATATTACGGCAACAAAGGGAGCCTGACCAAGGCCCTTGACAATGTATCCTTCAGTGTCAGCGAAGGGGAATTTACCGGCATTATGGGAGCCAGCGGCAGCGGGAAGACGACGCTCTTAAACTGCATCGCGACCATTGACACCGTAACGGCGGGGAATATCCGTATCCGGAACAAGGATATCACAGCGATGAAAAGCCGGGCGTTGGCCAAATTCAGACGCGAAGAACTTGGGTTTATGTTTCAGGAGTATAACCTGCTGGATACGTTAACCGGGTTTGAAAATATCATTCTGCCGCTGACGATTGCGGGAGAGCAGCACCAAACGGCGATAGCAAAAGTGACTCAGGTCGCCCGCAGACTGGAAATCGAAGAAATCATCAATAAATACCCTTATGAGATGTCGGGCGGGCAGCGCCAGCGTATTGCCGCGGCCCGGGCTATCGTCAACAATCCGGCCCTGATTCTGGCGGACGAACCCACCGGAGCGCTGGATTCCAAATCCGCGCGGATGCTGATGGAATGTCTGGAGAAACTGAACCAAGACCTGCGGGCAACGATCCTGATGGTAACCCATGATGCGTTTACGGCCAGCTATTGTCACCGGATACTCTTTATTAAAGACGGGAAGCTTTTCAATGAATTGAACCGCGGTGCTGATTCCAGAAAAGAATTCTTCCGAAAAATCATTGATGTCGTGACCCTGCTCGGAGGTGACGCAGCCAATGTACTTTAA
- a CDS encoding ABC transporter permease, producing MYFKLSFRNVRKSFSDYTLYFLTLTFGVCVFYVFNSLEAQKAMMHISDSALAIMQSITKIMNGVSIFISFILGFLIIYANNFLIRRRKREFGIYMTLGMEKHKIARILIMETFIIGLVSLAAGLLAGIFLSQGLSVVTAKLFEVDMTAYTFVFSLQAFWKTIVYFGIIFAIVIGASTFAVSKYKLIDLINSVKQNEKQRLKNPWLTLVLFLLAIILIGAAYRSVLIYGIMVFDRRLLIACILGAVGTVLFFASLSGFLLSMIQANKKVYLKGLNMFILKQINSRINTAFISISLICLMLFATIGIFSTGIGMTNVLNKGYKDAAPFDITITGTADTDLSDYLSSQGLNVEAYTQNSCQYPFYEYQKQKLNLQTVFQSIEDLFPAQDLKMIRDKIYPLPLYYITQTDYNKIMMLQNKKGISLAGNQVALLTQYAWSEADYQEYLEKYLAREPRLNLNGTEYTVYPELLAAGINNGNENGDNSILTLVLPDRLKQDGVVHQNVLCLNCVGDSIAAQDQFMRAFNSRKDALQDAASPSAPSEPKITAISKNEILAQAGGSKAIISFVGIYVGLIFLITSAAVLALQQLSEAADNRHRYAILKKIGADHKLLSRTIFKQIAVYFLIPLTLACIHSIVGIKVANEAVRQVGSINAVSNIVITAVAILLIYGAYFLATYFGSRNIILKNGIHDE from the coding sequence ATGTACTTTAAACTGTCCTTCCGCAATGTCCGCAAGAGCTTCTCGGATTATACCCTGTATTTTCTGACACTCACTTTCGGAGTTTGTGTGTTTTATGTCTTTAACTCCCTTGAAGCACAGAAAGCCATGATGCATATCTCGGATTCTGCTTTGGCGATTATGCAAAGCATCACTAAGATAATGAACGGGGTTTCCATCTTTATCTCGTTTATTCTCGGGTTCCTGATTATTTATGCCAATAACTTTCTGATCCGCAGGCGCAAAAGAGAATTTGGGATCTATATGACCTTAGGAATGGAAAAACACAAAATCGCCAGGATCCTGATCATGGAAACGTTCATCATCGGTCTCGTTTCCCTGGCGGCAGGCCTTTTGGCCGGAATATTCCTTTCACAGGGTTTATCGGTGGTCACGGCGAAGCTTTTTGAGGTGGACATGACCGCCTACACCTTTGTCTTTTCTCTTCAGGCTTTCTGGAAAACCATCGTCTATTTTGGGATTATTTTTGCCATCGTGATCGGCGCCAGCACGTTTGCCGTTTCCAAGTATAAGCTGATTGATCTGATTAATTCCGTAAAACAAAATGAAAAACAGCGGCTTAAAAATCCATGGCTTACGCTTGTTCTCTTTTTGTTAGCGATCATTTTGATCGGGGCAGCTTACCGGAGTGTCCTGATCTACGGTATTATGGTCTTTGACCGCAGGCTTCTTATCGCCTGTATACTCGGGGCGGTCGGCACCGTTTTGTTTTTTGCCTCGCTGTCCGGTTTTCTGCTCAGTATGATTCAAGCCAACAAAAAAGTATACCTCAAAGGGCTGAACATGTTCATCCTGAAGCAGATCAACAGTCGGATCAATACGGCTTTTATCTCCATATCATTAATTTGCTTAATGCTTTTTGCCACCATCGGCATTTTTTCCACCGGCATCGGCATGACCAATGTGCTGAATAAGGGCTACAAAGATGCCGCCCCGTTTGATATCACCATTACCGGGACGGCGGACACGGATCTTTCGGACTATCTGAGCAGCCAGGGATTGAATGTGGAAGCGTATACGCAAAACTCCTGCCAGTACCCGTTTTATGAATATCAGAAACAGAAATTGAACCTGCAAACGGTATTTCAAAGTATCGAGGATCTTTTTCCCGCCCAAGACCTGAAAATGATCCGGGACAAAATATATCCGCTGCCGCTGTACTATATAACGCAAACCGATTACAACAAGATTATGATGCTGCAAAACAAAAAAGGCATCAGCCTTGCAGGCAATCAGGTCGCGCTGTTGACGCAATATGCCTGGTCTGAAGCCGATTACCAGGAGTATCTGGAAAAATATTTGGCGCGCGAACCCCGCTTAAATTTGAACGGGACCGAATATACCGTTTACCCCGAACTTCTGGCCGCAGGTATTAATAATGGAAATGAAAATGGCGATAACAGTATTTTGACGCTTGTCCTTCCGGATAGGCTAAAACAGGACGGCGTTGTTCACCAAAACGTTCTCTGCTTGAACTGTGTTGGCGATTCAATAGCGGCTCAGGATCAATTTATGAGAGCCTTTAATTCAAGGAAAGATGCCCTTCAGGATGCCGCTTCACCATCTGCTCCGTCCGAGCCAAAGATTACCGCCATTTCCAAGAATGAGATACTCGCCCAGGCAGGCGGTTCCAAAGCAATTATTTCCTTTGTGGGAATCTATGTCGGCTTGATCTTTCTGATTACGAGTGCGGCTGTCCTGGCGCTGCAGCAGCTTTCCGAAGCCGCGGATAACCGGCACCGGTATGCGATTCTCAAAAAGATCGGCGCGGATCATAAGCTGTTAAGCCGGACGATTTTCAAACAAATCGCTGTTTATTTTCTGATTCCGCTTACCCTGGCCTGTATCCATTCCATCGTCGGCATTAAGGTTGCCAACGAGGCCGTCCGGCAGGTTGGCAGTATCAACGCGGTCTCGAACATCGTGATTACTGCTGTGGCCATTCTCCTCATCTACGGTGCCTATTTTCTGGCGACCTATTTTGGCAGCAGAAATATTATCTTGAAGAACGGGATTCACGATGAATGA
- a CDS encoding DUF2922 domain-containing protein, with protein MAITSQKVLRMVFTTVGGKAFTITLPQPKAGLTLAQVGTVMDLIMAKNIFATSSGDLASKRDIKVVDTTTDDLFDPPQE; from the coding sequence ATGGCAATAACGAGCCAGAAAGTTTTAAGAATGGTATTTACGACCGTAGGTGGTAAGGCGTTTACCATTACCCTTCCCCAGCCAAAGGCAGGCCTTACGCTTGCCCAAGTCGGGACGGTCATGGACCTCATCATGGCAAAAAACATTTTTGCCACTTCCAGTGGGGATCTGGCAAGCAAGAGAGATATTAAAGTGGTAGATACTACCACGGACGATCTCTTCGATCCCCCACAAGAATAA
- a CDS encoding DUF1659 domain-containing protein produces the protein MTLVVNTLDSVLATRYQTGTTAGGGPVLKQKSLTGVKATATDQDVYDVAVALSSLVDYPLADIRRLNIFELADE, from the coding sequence ATGACATTAGTGGTAAACACATTGGACTCCGTGCTGGCAACCCGCTATCAGACAGGGACTACTGCCGGCGGCGGCCCGGTTCTCAAGCAAAAAAGCCTGACCGGCGTTAAAGCAACGGCAACTGATCAGGACGTATACGATGTGGCTGTCGCTTTATCAAGCCTGGTGGATTATCCATTGGCAGATATCCGCCGCCTGAATATTTTCGAGTTGGCCGATGAGTAA
- a CDS encoding DUF3102 domain-containing protein produces the protein MSDLLTERTPPVIAAEINIIKQQTNKILLASAVEVGKRLKEAKALLPHGEWGKWLEESVSYSQRTAEKLMQVFDEYGIKLLVSSEDDGSSNSPPMANLTYTQALILLGLPVEERDAFIAENDAGSMSSRQLQQAIYVKNQELAGEEDEDLQKVFAEQKDKISKLSDERDRAKKEATDNLQAVWAEQGNVLKLQRKLDVLENENTAAKRIAEIEYESKLLKLNLSMSQADARFELIAKGLDDLFIAIKEMAAADPDACKLYITYANQLMSKAMNKLKRIEKTTMAVPKAPENPEKD, from the coding sequence ATGAGTGATTTGCTGACAGAGCGTACACCGCCTGTGATAGCGGCTGAAATCAATATAATCAAACAACAAACCAATAAAATTCTGCTGGCCAGCGCCGTCGAAGTAGGAAAACGTCTGAAGGAAGCCAAAGCGCTGCTGCCTCATGGGGAGTGGGGCAAATGGCTGGAGGAATCGGTAAGTTATTCTCAAAGAACTGCAGAAAAACTGATGCAAGTCTTCGATGAATATGGGATTAAACTGCTCGTCTCATCCGAAGATGACGGTAGTTCAAATTCGCCGCCGATGGCGAATTTAACCTACACCCAGGCCCTCATCCTTCTTGGGCTCCCGGTAGAGGAACGGGATGCGTTTATCGCTGAGAATGATGCAGGCAGCATGAGCAGTCGGCAGCTGCAGCAGGCGATATATGTGAAGAACCAGGAGCTTGCCGGGGAAGAAGACGAAGACCTGCAGAAAGTCTTTGCTGAGCAAAAAGATAAAATCTCCAAATTATCAGATGAGCGCGATCGGGCGAAAAAAGAAGCCACGGATAACCTGCAAGCCGTATGGGCCGAGCAGGGAAATGTTTTGAAGCTGCAGCGGAAGCTTGACGTCCTGGAAAATGAAAATACGGCAGCTAAACGCATCGCCGAGATAGAATACGAAAGTAAGCTCTTAAAGCTCAACCTCTCCATGAGCCAGGCAGATGCCCGCTTTGAGCTGATAGCCAAAGGACTCGATGATCTTTTTATCGCCATCAAAGAAATGGCCGCAGCAGACCCGGATGCTTGCAAATTATATATCACTTATGCCAATCAGTTAATGTCTAAAGCGATGAACAAGTTAAAGCGCATAGAGAAAACGACCATGGCAGTTCCGAAAGCTCCGGAAAATCCTGAAAAAGATTAA